A DNA window from Limanda limanda chromosome 6, fLimLim1.1, whole genome shotgun sequence contains the following coding sequences:
- the LOC133003238 gene encoding mediator of RNA polymerase II transcription subunit 13-like — translation MSSCFVPNGASLEDCHSNLFCLADLTGIKWRRFVWQGPTSSPILFPVTEEDPILCSFSRCLTADVLSVWRRHHTPGRRELWLFWWGDDPSFAELIHNELSSEEDGEWESGLSYECRTLLFKAIHNLLERCLMNRGFVRIGKWFVKPYQKEEKTINKSEHLSCAFTFFVHGDSNVCTSVEIAQHQPLQWLSEEHLSLAQQNSSPLQVILSPYGLNGTLTGQAFKMSDHPTQKLIEEWRQFYPISTSPKEAQEEKMEETEWEDDSLAAVEVLVAGVRMVYPSCLVLLPLSDLPAVVPQGSANTSGSLCGAQQGQAAHRDPAMSSVTLTPPTSPEEAQTDYQPAQRWLKLSSASDGYCSNNTLHGGKIPRRLASQMVESVWQEYSINRTGNKRKFTTLTNGSCEEELDKNGLWDFVESTHRPHCNCSRHKNPKQRSNSTSGHPPSSGQPAQPAPKHKLGEKLEKGEKQQRRPQTPFHHRNFVSDEQSMEPQNQRLCLRSQEEGSYPSLHHVDTAPSKAPTLHTHGPPADHGGSPPPPPLSPHPCDHGEGDMTPGGIKSSSTPIHQPFYPPSVEPCLLPQKGSSEEPQLETMTMPLPFPPAYNETLEPTVFIGSAINPNEDSTHNPWKYFNLPRKKASNFLTPQLPVDKIREDSWRGGGTENVVSVTELMAGTTQQLKVSEELIKTYAQRRNSHLAPSRGDEDHSDEPDPYAFVEGDEEFTFTEKKDKAGADRDGNKKHKGDEGGGTSGDDGQGPPGSKPLASISLIHENDLAVSYSDLDKIFNSDEDELAPGFKRAGAGAEDKFGCKDPKTAMLDPLSCISSADLHKMFPTPPSLEQQGYSPMNSGSKDSLEAGATMLDGSQLNSHFKMEVEEGFCSPKPCEIKDFSFVYKPETSQALIGCSMYAPLKTLPSQCMMPIKLPEDCVYTRSWTMGKMELIPPVTNVNLLTKDSNVPSVEPDYSQTYTPQTHTPFMSTSAPPSNSGTGILPSPATPRFSVPTPRTPRTPRTPRGPSSVQGSLKYDNSDLYSPASTPSTCRPLSSVEPATVPSIPEAHSLYVTLILSESVMNLYKDCNFDSCCVCVCNMNIRGADVGVYLKDNGEAQYPCTCGFSAVTNRRFGQSAGLFLEDELDVVGRGSDASRDTERSFEELRASTTHKAGSLKEKPPDELILLLQDQCTNPFAPISGVEYPKPTSAPSSFLRVEERDCYNDCYMALEHGRQFMDNMSGGKVDEALVKSTCLHQWPKCKSADMSKLFSQDVLRVLLSLQPVLQDTIQKKRSVRSWGVQGPLTWQQFHKMAGRGSYGTDESPEPLPIPTFLVGYEYDFVVLSPFGLPYWEKLLLDPFGSQRDVGYVVICPENEALLRGAKSFFKDLSTMYEACQLGQHRPICKSHPEGVLKVGTTESRSMTEQPLSDWFLKMATRDANNEAFNKLKCFAQVCRYDLAPYLSEQSLDSSLLSQRCPPVVISPQTPSSSSTSSGPQSTTTTSSSTSSAQPAQPAQPAQVNSTPSSTSSGSQTIGGIAPAKPSSYSPFGTTGLQGGTSQNGPQANQQGAVGPAENGSSANQAQLSAETIESTMDRDKVGKPTDGESHAVSYPPAIVVYIVDPFSYEDADREVHSSTYTLGLLRCYMEMLQFLPAQIRNAVSVQIVPCEYLLQPVHSGERHLYGQLLKSLAFSVFTQCRRPLPNSTNFKALTGFGPGLAIDMALKDPERPECVRLYTPPFILAPVKDKQTELGETFGEASQKYNVLFVGYCLSHDQRWLLASCTDQHGELLETCIISIDVPNRARRKKGSARRLGLQKLWEWCLGLVQVTSLPWRVVIGRLGRMGHGELRDWSILLSRRNLQSLSKRLKETCRMCGISAADTPSILSACLVAMEPQGSFVIMPDSVSTGSVFGRSTTLNMQTSQLSTPQDTSCTHILVFPTSAMVQVNTNTAEPIDINFNPINPDGSDGMGIFDLFDNDMVDTDLINILPNSPTTSPVHSPGSHYHQGGDGSKGQSADRMESHEEALNILQQPMALGYFVSTAKAGPLPDWFWSACPQAQNQCPLFLKASLHLHVSSVQSDELLHSKHSHPLDSNHTSDVLRFVLEQYNALSWLTCDPATQDRRSCLPVHFVVLTQMYNFIMNML, via the exons ATGAGTTCGTGCTTCGTACCGAACGGGGCCAGTTTGGAGGACTGCCACTCCAACCTCTTCTGCCTG gCTGATTTGACCGGAATAAAATGGAGGCGTTTTGTGTGGCAGGGGCCCACCTCTTCGCCCATCCTCTTCCCCGTGACCGAGGAGGACCCGATCCTGTGTAGTTTCAGCCGATGCTTGACTGCGGATGTGCTGAGTGTGTGGAGGAGACACCACACCCCGGGTCGCAGAGAGCTCTGGCTCTTCTGGTGGGGGGATGACCCCAGTTTCGCCGAGCTCATCCACAATGAGCTCTCAA GTGAGGAGGATGGCGAGTGGGAGAGCGGCCTGTCCTACGAGTGTCGAACGCTCCTGTTCAAAGCCATCCACAACCTGCTGGAGCGCTGTCTCATGAACAGAGGCTTTGTTCGCATCGGGAAGTGGTTCGTTAAGCCGTaccagaaggaggagaagaccaTTAATAAAAG CGAGCACCTATCTTGTGCATTCACCTTCTTCGTACACGGAGACAGCAACGTGTGCACGAGTGTGGAGATCGCTCAACATCAGCCTCTTCAGTGGCTGAGCGAGGAGCATCTCAGCCTCGCCCAGCAGAACTCCAGCCCCTTGCAAG TCATCCTGAGCCCATATGGCTTAAATGGGACCCTCACCGGCCAGGCTTTTAAGATGTCAGACCACCCCACGCAGAAACTCATTGAAGAGTGGAGGCAGTTTTATCCCATCAGCACCAGTCCCAAGGAGGCCCAGgaagagaagatggaggaaacGGAATGGGAGGACGATTCCCTGGCGGCCGTGGAGGTTCTCGTTG CGGGGGTGAGGATGGTTTACCCTTCCTGCCTGGTGCTTCTCCCCCTGTCGGACCTCCCTGCTGTGGTCCCTCAGGGCTCGGCCAACACCTCAGGAAGCCTGTGTGGTGCTCAGCAGGGCCAGGCTGCTCACAGAGATCCTGCCATGTCCTCTGTCACTCTGACTCCTCCAACATCGCCAGAGGAGGCTCAGACTG ATTATCAGCCTGCCCAGAGGTGGCTCAAGCTGTCCTCTGCGTCCGATGGCTACTGCTCTAACAACACTCTTCATGGGGGTAAAATCCCTCGTCGACTGGCCAGCCAGATGGTGGAGTCTGTGTGGCAGGAATATAGCATAAACCGCACAGGGAACAA GAGGAAGTTTACTACCTTGACAAATGGGTCCTGTGAGGAGGAGTTAGACAAAAATGGACTCTGGGATTTTGTGGAGTCAACTCACAGGCCGCATTGCAATTGCTCCAG ACATAAGAATCCGAAACAGAGATCCAACAGCACCTCAGGACACCCGCCATCATCGGGCCAGCCCGCTCAGCCGGCGCCCAAGCACAAGCTGGGCGAGAAGCTGGAGAAGggggagaagcagcagaggaggccGCAGACGCCGTTTCACCACCGCAACTTCGTGAGTGATGAGCAGTCCATGGAGCCACAGAACCAGAGGCTTTGTCTAAGATCGCAGGAGGAGGGCTCATACCCCAGTCTGCACCACGTGGACACGGCGCCCTCCAAAGCCCCGACGCTGCACACACACGGCCCCCCTGCAGACCACGGTGGATCCCCACCTCCACCGCCTCTCAGCCCGCATCCATGCGATCACGGCGAAGGTGACATGACTCCAGGTGGGATAAAGAGCTCGTCCACGCCCATCCACCAACCGTTCTACCCGCCGTCTGTGGAGCCGTGTCTGCTTCCACAGAAGGGCTCATCTGAGGAGCCTCAGCTGGAGACCATGACTATGCCTCTGCCTTTCCCCCCAGCATACAACGAAACCTTAGAACCTACTGTTTTCATAGGTTCAGCCATTAACCCCAACGAAGACTCTACCCACAACCCCTGGAAGTATTTCAACCTGCCCAGGAAGAAGGCGTCCAACTTCCTGACACCTCAGCTACCTGTGGATAAAATACGAGAGGATTcttggagaggtggaggaacaGAAAATGTCGTTTCTGTAACTGA GTTGATGGCGGGCACCACGCAGCAGCTGAAGGTTTCCGAAGAGCTGATCAAGACTTACGCCCAGCGAAGAAACAGCCACCTTGCTCCCTCCAGGGGGGACGAAGATCACAGTGATGAGCCCGACCCTTACGCCTTCGTGGAGGGAGACGAGGAGTTCACCTTCACAGAGAAAAAGGACAAGGCTGGAGCTGATAGAGATGGCAACAAGAAACACAAG GGGGACGAAGGAGGTGGAACTTCGGGAGATG ATGGTCAGGGTCCGCCAGGCAGCAAACCCTTAGCCTCGATCAGCCTCATCCATGAAAATGACTTGGCTGTCTCCTACAGTGACCTGGATAAAATCTTCAATTCAGATGAAGACGAGCTGGCA CCTGGATTCAaaagagctggagctggagcagaggaCAAGTTTGGCTGTAAAGATCCTAAAACTGCCATGTTGGACCCGCTGTCTTGCATAA GCTCAGCGGATCTGCACAAGATGTTCCCGACGCCGCCTTCCCTGGAGCAGCAGGGTTACTCCCCCATGAACTCCGGGAGCAAGGATAGTCTGGAAGCAGGGGCAACCATGTTGGACGGCAGCCAGCTCAACAGTCACTTcaagatggaggtggaggagggattCTGCAGCCCAAAGCCATGTGAAATAAAG GACTTTTCGTTTGTGTACAAGCCGGAAACGAGTCAGGCGCTCATCGGCTGTTCCATGTACGCCCCCCTGAAGACCCTACCCAGCCAGTGTATGATGCCCATCAAACTGCCAGAAGACTGTGTTTACACTCGCAGCTGGACAATGGGAAAAATGGAACTCATACCCCCAGTGACAAACGTCAATCTCCTCACCAAAGACAG taACGTGCCCAGTGTGGAGCCAGACTACAGTCAGACATACACCCCCCAGACCCACACGCCCTTCATGTCCACCAGTGCTCCTCCCAGTAACAGCGGCACAGGCATCCTGCCCTCTCCAGCCACGCCTCGCTTCTCCGTGCCCACCCCTCGCACGCCACGGACTCCACGGACCCCCCGCGGCCCGTCCAGCGTGCAGGGCTCTCTCAAGTATGACAACTCTGACCTTTACTCCCCGGCCTCGACACCCTCCACCTGCAGACCGCTCAGCTCAGTTGAGCCGGCCACTGTACCATCCATCCCAGAGGCCCACAGCCTCTATGTCACCCTCATCCTCTCCGAGTCGGTCATGAACCTCTACAAGGACTGCAACTTCGACAGTTGCTGCGTATGCGTCTGCAACATGAACATCCGAGGGGCGGATGTGGGAGTTTACCTCAAGGATAACGGCGAGGCCCAGTACCCCTGCACTTGTGGCTTCAGTGCAGTCACCAATCGGCGCTTTGGACAGTCAGCCGGGCTCTTCCTGGAGGACGAATTAGACGTGGTGGGACGGGGCTCAGATGCGAGTCGCGACACAGAGCGGTCCTTCGAAGAGCTCCGAGCTTCCACCACGCACAAGGCCGGCAGTCTGAAGGAGAAGCCTCCAGATGAGCTAATCCTTCTGCTGCAGGACCAGTGCACCAACCCATTCGCCCCAATTTCCGGTGTTGAGTACCCCAAGCCGACCTCAGCGCCCAGTTCATTCCTGAGGGTCGAAGAGAGAGACTGTTATAACGACTGCTACATGGCACTTGAGCATGGCAGACAGTTCATGGACAATATGTCAGGAGGAAAAGTGGATGAAGCACTAGTGAAAAGCACCTGTCTTCATCAGTGGCCAAAATGCAAAT CCGCGGATATGAGCAAGCTCTTCTCTCAGGACGTCCTGCGGGTGTTGCTGTCCCTCCAGCCTGTGCTGCAGGACACCATCCAGAAGAAGAGAAGCGTTCGCTCCTGGGGGGTTCAGGGACCGCTCACCTGGCAACAGTTCCACAAAATGGCCGGGAGGGGATCATATG GCACAGATGAGTCTCCTGAGCCTCTGCCCATCCCAACCTTTTTGGTGGGTTATGAGTACGACTTTGTTGTGCTGTCTCCGTTCGGCTTGCCTTACTGGGAGAAGCTCCTCCTGGATCCTTTTGGCTCCCAGAGAGATGTGGGATATGTCGTCATCTGCCCGGAGAACGAGGCTCTGCTCCGCGGGGCCAAGTCCTTCTTTAAAGATCTGAGTACTATGTATGAG GCATGCCAGCTTGGGCAACACAGGCCCATCTGTAAGAGTCACCCAGAGGGCGTTTTGAAGGTCGGCACCACAGAAAGCCGGAGCATGACAGAGCAGCCCCTCAGTGATTGGTTCCTTAAGATGGCTACAAGAGACGCAAACAATGAAGCCTTTAATAAGCTCAAATGCTTTGCTCAAGTGTGCCGCTATGATCTAG CCCCGTACTTGTCGGAGCAATCTTTGGATAGTTCTCTATTGTCCCAGCGCTGCCCCCCCGTGGTCATCTCCCCCCAGACCCCCAGCTCTTCCAGCACCTCCTCAGGACCCCAGAGCACCACCACtaccagctccagcaccagctcTGCCCAGCCTGCCCAGCCAGCCCAGCCAGCCCAGGTCAACAGCAccccttcctccacctcctcaggCTCCCAGACCATCGGTGGAATTGCGCCGGCCAAGCCAAGCTCTTACTCGCCGTTTGGGACAACAGGCTTGCAGGGGGGCACGTCTCAGAACGGACCCCAGGCCAACCAACAGGGTGCCGTGGGGCCGGCAGAAAACGGATCCTCAGCCAATCAGGCTCAATTGTCTGCTGAGACCATAGAGAG CACAATGGATAGAGACAAAGTGGGCAAGCCCACGGACGGAGAGTCCCACGCTGTGTCTTACCCGCCCGCCATCGTGGTGTACATCGTCGACCCCTTTAGTTACGAGGACGCCGACAGAGAGGTCCACTCCAGCACCTACACACTGGGCCTGCTGCGTTGTTACATGGAGATGCTCCAGTTCCTGCCTGCTCAGATCAGAAACGCTGTCTCAGTACAG aTCGTTCCCTGTGAGTATCTCCTGCAGCCGGTGCACAGCGGCGAGCGTCACCTCTACGGGCAGCTCCTGAAGTCTCTGGCCTTCTCCGTGTTCACTCAGTGTCGGCGGCCTCTGCCCAACTCCACCAACTTCAAGGCTCTGACGGGCTTCGGCCCCGGTCTCGCGATTGACATGGCTCTGAAAGACCCTGAG AGGCCTGAGTGTGTGCGTCTGTATACGCCGCCCTTCATCCTGGCTCCAGTGAAAGACAAGCAGACGGAGCTCGGGGAGACTTTTGGCGAAGCGTCCCAGAAGTACAACGTCCTGTTTGTCGGCTACTGTCTGTCTCATGACCAGCGCTGGCTGCTGGCCTCCTGCACCGATCAGCACGGAGAACTGCTGGAGACCTGCATCATTAGTATCGATGTTCCCAACAG GGCTCGCAGGAAAAAGGGCTCAGCCAGACGACTGGGTTTGCAGAAGCTGTGGGAGTGGTGTCTCGGCCTGGTGCAGGTGACATCACTACCATGGAGGGTGGTCATTGGACGGCTTGGTAGGATGGGCCACGGCGAACtgagag ACTGGAGTATTCTGCTGAGCAGAAGGAACTTACAATCCCTCAGTAAGCGTCTGAAGGAGACATGTAGGATGTGTGGTATCTCTGCTGCTGACACTCCCAGCATCCTTAGCGCCTGTCTGGTTGCCATGGAGCCCCAGGGTTCCTTTGTCATCATGCCAG ACTCTGTCTCGACTGGTTCAGTGTTCGGTCGCAGCACCACGCTGAACATGCAAACATCGCAGCTGAGCACTCCTCAGGACACGTCCTGCACACACATCCTGGTGTTCCCCACCTCGGCCATGGTGCAGGTCAACACTAACACTGCAGAGCCCATTGACATCAACTTCAATCCCATAAATCCTG ATGGATCGGATGGAATGGGAATCTTTGACCTGTTTGACAACGACATGGTGGATACCGACCTCATCAACATCCTGCCCAACTCCCCCACTACCTCCCCCGTTCACTCTCCTGGCTCCCACTACCACCAGGGGGGAGATGGAAGCAAG GGTCAGAGTGCGGATCGTATGGAGTCCCATGAGGAGGCTCTGAACATCCTGCAGCAGCCGATGGCTCTGGGCTACTTCGTCTCCACAGCAAAGGCTGGACCACTGCCGGACTGGTTCTGGTCGGCCTGCCCTCAAGCCCAGAACCAGTGCCCACTCTTCCTCAAG GCCTCTCTGCACCTGCATGTGTCTTCTGTCCAATCAGACGAACTCCTGCACAGTAAACACTCCCACCCGCTGGACTCCAACCACACCTCTGATGTGCTCAG ATTTGTTCTAGAGCAGTACAACGCCCTCTCCTGGCTGACGTGCGACCCTGCGACCCAGGACCGCCGCTCCTGTCTGCCTGTTCACTTTGTGGTGCTCACCCAGATGTACAACTTTATCATGAACATGCTCTGA
- the c18h3orf33 gene encoding protein C3orf33 homolog, giving the protein MPATSRETETEAAAAGADRQGQPGDQVSHNVVSVLSQLADDHLTLVRNISTGLAIAGVLIIARNIKLITKFQAASEIPALFIERNVSLRGKVHSITEKGLEVEHVPIHLPVLSTLLNKHKGASRSPLLVHLAGVELTPEGRDWLQKNLAPAQTVWLKLISREDDTLHCLVSQSRGSLWSYWVNEEVLKLGLARRGPIAVRPDSRLHWRLHKRLHRAEIKAEKKGRGFWKEDSRWERASKAVRDSALLRLMNRIFKRS; this is encoded by the exons atgCCGGCGACttccagagagacagagaccgaGGCTGCCGCTGCAGGGGCGGACAGACAGGGACAGCCCGGAGACCAGGTGTCTCACAACGTCGTGTCTGTCCTATCACAGCTCGCAGATGATCATTTGACTCTTGTGCGG AACATAAGCACTGGGCTGGCGATTGCTGGTGTTCTGATAATTGCAAGAAACATCAAACTG ATCACCAAATTTCAAGCTGCGTCTGAGATCCCGGCTCTTTTCATCGAGAGGAACGTCAGCCTTCGTGGGAAAGTTCACTCCATCACAGAGAAAGGACTTGAAGTGGAGCATGTCCCGATTCATCTGCCGGTCCTCTCAACACTACTTAACAAACACAAGG GTGCGTCCAGGTCTCCATTGCTGGTGCATCTTGCCGGAGTGGAGCTGACACCAGAGGGGAGGGACTGGCTGCAGAAGAACCTGGCCCCCGCCCAAACAGTCTGGCTAAAACTGATCAGCCGCGAGGACGACACACTGCACTGTTTGGTGTCTCAAAGCAGG GGGTCGTTATGGAGCTACTGGGTGAACGAAGAGGTCCTGAAGCTCGGCCTTGCTCGCAGGGGGCCCATCGCGGTCCGGCCTGACTCTCGCCTCCACTGGCGTCTCCACAAACGGCTGCACAGGGCAGAGATCAAGGCCGAGAAGAAGGGGCGGGGTTTTTGGAAGGAGGACAGCCGATGGGAGAGGGCGTCCAAGGCCGTGAGGGACAGTGCTTTACTCCGACTGATGAACAGGATCTTTAAAAGGTCTTGA